One window from the genome of Carnobacteriaceae bacterium zg-84 encodes:
- a CDS encoding YSIRK-type signal peptide-containing protein (The YSIRK form of extended signal peptide directs nascent proteins to the cross-wall site, while signal peptides lacking YSIRK direct proteins instead to the cell pole. A large fraction of YSIRK proteins are surface proteins anchored by sortase-mediated processing of a C-terminal LPXTG motif.) gives MKKPDIFKKVSKFSIRKFTIGTFSVMIGASFILTPGLDVTNQISIVYGEEVDNPYGRFAEHYPDGSFKLVRDNRTLADVDTHVRYTQYISTDENGKRHVKWDILFNTGHEHMNRPMLYFVVPAGVNVTSVSKFERLREDRPWEKQWEVSPKDWKTNTRFLGSREEDTFDKEWNSRVTYGGGDLARFLNNEVNLNDSSGNPLLDNIYINWEKNDHDDAYRMIVEGDIVSEEDNDLPFVTGMMSSFAVLNSRKHNYVTGSTRAISEQTVTDTYVITNEHQTVENRTQSDAKYGFEKTNANTFVYKYNVLDDIPLNTDDLLKELIATPKEPNQRTLEGVEKRKAEENQDGYSLENNIVYKKDNSTIKVLDVVDPVSKRGSQNITIPNVPITNDNQSDTLSIDSATNNNHEAFDISVGNHDKLVTDSLKKYQIYAKNRSISNYTDLNTDTTSNVNNLFTVGVLPSQAEQYIPQVKPTVYVDKDTAVTPKEMIERFNKQWSRSEDLGVDTTGLRYAWKIEPNTSEIGLKEGAVTITYPDGSSEDVPVHVNVRDTQAPSAPTVTPNNDGSVTVTPPSDLDTKKVDISYIPEDSDTPVTVTVTKGEDGQWTSNNPNVPVDATTGVVTIPAENVKDGSQVSATVTDTSGNVSTTSSGTAKNNRVIDSDGDGISDKDETRYGTDPNNPDSDGDGVVDSDEIGEGTNPLLKDSDGDGLEDGYEISINTSPLKVDTDGDGLTDRDELRTYHTDPRIKDTDHDGFDDGVEIQEGTNPNDRTSFPDRVSPNAPRVTPNDDGSVTVTPPNDVDTKTVEITYTPQDSDDTVTVTITKDENGQWISSDLNVNVDTTTGEVTIRAENVKDDSTVSATATDNAGNVSNITSSTAGHDPDTIAPSDPMVIPNDDGSVTVAPPSDSDTEIIEVAYTSQGSDDPVTMIITRDRNRRWIGSNPEVLIDATTGVMIIPAENVKDGSTVSAKVTDYAGNVSNTVSGIAGNDPDTTAPSAPVVTPNDDGSVTVTPPNDVDTKTVEITYTPQGSDTPVTVTITKGEDGQWTSSNPDVSVDATTGVVTIPAEKVKDGSTVSATATDNAGNVSDTTSGTAKNDPDTTAPNTPIVTPNDDGSVTATPPNDVDTKTVEITYTPQGSDTPVTVTITKDENGQWTSSDPNVPVDATTGVVTIPAEKVKDGSTVSATATDNTGNVSDTASGIAKNDPDSDGDGVTDGDEKHDGTNPMVPDSDGDGVNDGEEKYDGTNPLVPDSDGDGVNDGDEKHDGTNPLEPDSDDDGVNDGDEKHDGTNPMVPDSDGDGVNDGDEKHDGTNPLVPDSDGDGVNDGDEKHDGTNPLVPDSDGDGVNDGDEKQDGTNPLEPDSDGDGVNDGDEKHDGTNPLESDSDGDDVNDGDEKQDGTNPLVSDSDNDGVNDGDEKQDGTNPMVLDSDGDGVTDGDEKHDGTNPMVPDSDGDGVTDGDEKHDGTNPLVPDSDGDGVNDGDEKHDGTNPLVLDSDGDGVNDGDEKHDGTNPMVPDSDGDGVNDGDEKHDGTNPLVPDSDGDGVNDGDEKHDGTNPLVPDSDGDGVTDSDEKHDGTNPLVPDSDNDGVTDGDEKHDGTNPLVPDSDGDGVSDGDEKHDGTNPLVPDSDGDGVNDSDEKHDGTNPLVPDSDGDGVNDGDEKHDGTNPLVPDSDGDGVNDGDEKHDGTNPMAPDSDSDGVNDGDEKHDGTNPLVPDSDGDGVNDGDEKHDGTNPMVPDSDGDGVSDGDEKHDGTNPLVPDSDGDGVNDGDEKHDGTNPLEPDSDGDGVNDGDEKHDGTNPMAPDSDNDGVTDGDEKHDGTNPMVPDSDGDGVNDGDEKHDGTNPLVPDSDGDGVNDSDEKHDGTNPMVPDSDGDGVNDGDEKHDGTNPLVPDSDGDGVNDSDEKHDGTNPMAPDSDGDGINDGDEKHDGTNPMAPDSDNDGVTDGDEKHDGTNPMVPDSDGDGVNDGDEKHDGTNPLVPDSDGDGVNDSDEKHDGTNPLEPDSDGDGVNDGDEKHDGTNPLVPDSDGDGVNDSDEKHDGTNPLEPDSDGDGVNDGDEKHDGTNPLVKDSDGDGVNDGDEKHDGTNPMAPDSDSDGVNDGDEKHDGTNPLVPDSDGDGINDGDEKHDGTNPMVPDSDGDGVTDGEEKHDVTNPLVPDSDGDGVNDGDEKHDGTNPMAPDSDNDGVTDGDEKHDGTNPMVPDSDGDGVNDGDEKHDGTNPLVPDSDGDGVNDSDEKHDGTNPLEPDSDGDGVNDGDEKHDGTNPLVKDSDGDGVNDGDEKHDGTNPMAPDSDSDGVNDGDEKHDGTNPLVPDSDGDGVNDGDEKHDGTNPMVPDSDGDGVNDGDEKHDGTNPMAPDSDNDGVTDDDEKHDGTNPLVPDSDGDGVNDGDEKHDGTNPLVPDSDGDGVNDGDEKHDGTNPMAPDSDGDGVNDGDEKHDGTNPMAPDSDGDGVNDSDEKHDSTNPLVPDSDGDGVNDGDEKHDGTNPLEPDSDGDGVNDGDEKHDGTNPLVSDSDNDGVNDGDEKHDGTNPMAPDSDNDGVNDGEEKHDGTNPMVPDSDGDGVDDGDEKHDGTNPLVPDSDSDGVNDGEEKHDGTNPMAPDSDGDGVTDGDEKHDGTNPMAPDSDNDGVNDGDEKHDGTNPLEPDSDGDGVTDGDEKHDGTNPLVPDSDGDGVTDGDEKHDGTNPMAPDSDGDGVNDGEEKHDGTNPLVPDSDGDGVNDGDEKHDGTNPLVPDSDGDGVNDGDEKHDGTNPLAPDSDGDGVNDGDEKHDGTNPLVPDSDGDGVNDGDEKHDGTNPLVPDSDNDGVTDGDEKHDGTNPLVPDSDGDGVNDGDEKHDGTNPLVPDSDGDGVNDGDEKHDGTNPLVPDSDGDGVSDKEEKEKGSNPNDAASIPVIKPSPSVPTISDQTTPVYVPKVAKPGEEITVINEGSSLPKGMTVEIGEPSLEGKIVHVDKNGRITVKVPDETPVGTIIKIPVTITYPDGSSDGVSITITVTNTKGYDASKYSQFESKDQTQSQNEEKILPHTGEKYSDLSLLGVALTVFGVGLKRRRYDKK, from the coding sequence TTGAAAAAACCAGATATATTTAAAAAAGTTAGTAAATTTAGCATTCGTAAATTTACTATCGGCACATTCTCAGTCATGATTGGAGCATCTTTTATTCTAACTCCAGGATTAGATGTTACAAACCAAATAAGTATTGTTTATGGGGAAGAAGTGGATAATCCATACGGGAGATTTGCCGAGCACTATCCGGATGGGTCGTTTAAATTAGTTAGAGATAACAGAACCTTAGCCGATGTTGATACACATGTGCGATATACACAATATATTTCGACAGATGAAAATGGAAAAAGACATGTTAAATGGGATATTCTTTTTAATACAGGGCATGAACATATGAATAGACCGATGCTATATTTTGTCGTACCAGCAGGTGTCAACGTGACAAGTGTTTCTAAATTTGAAAGACTAAGAGAAGATAGACCGTGGGAAAAACAATGGGAAGTATCACCTAAAGATTGGAAAACAAACACAAGATTTTTAGGGTCTAGAGAAGAGGATACATTTGACAAAGAATGGAACAGCAGGGTTACGTATGGAGGTGGTGATTTAGCAAGATTTTTAAATAATGAAGTTAATTTAAACGATAGTTCAGGAAACCCTTTATTAGATAACATATATATAAATTGGGAAAAAAACGATCATGATGATGCCTATCGAATGATTGTTGAAGGTGATATTGTATCGGAAGAAGACAATGACTTACCATTTGTTACTGGTATGATGTCAAGTTTTGCAGTTCTTAATAGTCGAAAACATAATTATGTTACAGGGAGTACCAGAGCTATTTCTGAACAAACTGTCACAGACACTTATGTTATCACGAATGAGCATCAAACGGTTGAAAATCGCACGCAGTCTGATGCTAAATACGGATTTGAAAAAACGAATGCGAATACATTTGTGTATAAATACAATGTGTTAGACGATATACCGTTGAATACGGATGATTTATTGAAAGAGTTGATTGCGACACCGAAAGAGCCAAACCAACGAACGTTAGAGGGGGTTGAAAAACGAAAAGCAGAAGAAAATCAAGACGGTTATTCTCTTGAAAACAATATCGTTTATAAAAAAGACAACTCTACGATTAAAGTTTTAGATGTGGTTGATCCAGTAAGTAAGCGTGGTAGTCAAAATATTACAATACCCAATGTCCCAATAACCAATGACAATCAGAGTGATACATTATCAATAGACAGTGCAACAAATAATAATCATGAAGCATTTGATATTAGTGTGGGAAATCATGATAAATTGGTGACTGATTCGTTAAAAAAATATCAAATTTATGCTAAAAATAGAAGTATTAGCAATTATACAGATTTAAATACAGATACAACGTCAAATGTGAATAATTTATTTACGGTAGGTGTCTTACCGTCACAAGCCGAGCAATATATTCCGCAAGTGAAACCAACAGTTTATGTTGATAAAGATACAGCGGTAACACCTAAAGAAATGATTGAACGTTTTAATAAGCAGTGGAGTCGTTCAGAAGATTTAGGTGTGGATACTACTGGTTTACGTTATGCTTGGAAAATAGAGCCAAATACATCTGAAATAGGCTTAAAAGAGGGTGCTGTGACAATAACGTATCCAGACGGTTCAAGTGAAGATGTCCCTGTACATGTGAATGTGCGAGATACACAAGCACCAAGTGCTCCGACAGTAACACCCAATAATGACGGTAGTGTGACAGTAACCCCACCGAGTGATTTAGATACGAAGAAAGTAGACATTTCCTATATACCAGAAGATAGTGATACACCGGTGACAGTCACTGTGACAAAAGGTGAGGACGGACAATGGACGAGCAATAACCCGAATGTGCCAGTTGATGCGACGACAGGTGTGGTGACTATTCCAGCAGAGAATGTAAAAGACGGTAGTCAAGTGAGTGCTACAGTAACAGATACATCAGGGAATGTGTCGACTACATCGAGTGGTACAGCAAAAAATAATCGGGTTATAGATAGTGACGGTGACGGTATATCAGATAAAGATGAAACCCGTTATGGTACAGACCCTAATAATCCAGATAGTGATGGCGATGGCGTGGTTGATAGTGATGAAATAGGTGAAGGTACAAATCCATTGCTTAAAGATAGTGACGGTGACGGATTAGAGGACGGTTATGAAATATCTATCAATACAAGTCCGTTAAAGGTTGATACAGACGGTGATGGCTTAACTGACCGTGATGAGTTAAGAACGTATCATACAGATCCTAGAATTAAAGATACAGATCATGATGGATTTGATGACGGCGTTGAGATACAAGAGGGAACGAATCCAAATGATAGAACATCTTTTCCGGATAGAGTATCCCCAAATGCTCCGAGAGTAACCCCAAACGACGACGGAAGCGTCACGGTAACGCCACCAAATGATGTTGATACGAAGACAGTTGAGATTACGTATACACCACAAGATAGCGATGACACAGTAACCGTGACGATCACTAAAGATGAGAACGGACAATGGATAAGTAGTGATCTAAATGTGAACGTTGATACGACAACAGGTGAGGTCACTATTCGAGCGGAGAACGTAAAAGACGATAGTACCGTGAGTGCTACGGCAACAGACAATGCAGGTAATGTGTCAAATATCACAAGTAGTACAGCGGGACATGATCCGGATACGATAGCTCCAAGTGATCCAATGGTGATACCAAATGATGACGGTAGTGTGACAGTAGCACCACCAAGTGATTCCGATACGGAGATAATCGAGGTTGCCTATACGTCACAAGGCAGTGATGACCCAGTGACAATGATTATTACTAGAGATCGTAACAGACGATGGATAGGTAGTAACCCAGAAGTGCTAATTGATGCGACGACAGGTGTGATGATCATTCCAGCAGAGAACGTAAAAGACGGTAGTACCGTAAGTGCCAAGGTAACAGACTATGCAGGTAATGTATCAAATACTGTAAGCGGTATAGCGGGAAATGATCCAGATACGACAGCTCCAAGTGCTCCGGTAGTGACACCGAACGACGACGGTAGTGTGACAGTAACACCACCAAATGATGTCGATACGAAGACAGTTGAGATTACATATACCCCACAAGGCAGTGACACCCCAGTAACCGTGACTATCACTAAAGGTGAGGACGGACAATGGACAAGCAGTAATCCAGATGTGTCAGTTGATGCAACAACAGGTGTGGTGACTATTCCAGCGGAGAAAGTAAAAGACGGTAGTACCGTGAGTGCCACGGCAACAGACAATGCTGGTAATGTATCAGATACCACAAGTGGAACAGCGAAAAATGATCCAGATACCACAGCCCCAAATACCCCAATAGTGACACCGAACGACGATGGCAGCGTCACGGCAACACCACCAAATGATGTCGATACAAAGACAGTCGAGATTACGTATACACCCCAAGGTAGTGACACCCCAGTAACCGTGACTATCACTAAAGATGAGAACGGACAATGGACAAGCAGTGATCCAAATGTGCCAGTTGATGCAACAACAGGTGTGGTAACTATTCCAGCAGAGAAAGTAAAAGACGGTAGTACTGTGAGTGCCACGGCAACAGACAATACTGGTAATGTATCAGATACCGCAAGCGGTATAGCGAAAAATGATCCAGACAGTGACGGTGACGGCGTGACTGATGGAGATGAGAAACACGACGGCACGAATCCAATGGTTCCAGATAGTGACGGTGACGGTGTAAACGATGGAGAAGAAAAATACGACGGCACCAATCCGTTAGTGCCAGACAGTGATGGCGATGGAGTGAACGATGGAGATGAAAAACATGACGGTACAAATCCATTGGAACCAGATAGTGACGACGACGGTGTAAACGACGGCGATGAGAAACACGACGGCACAAACCCAATGGTTCCAGATAGTGACGGCGACGGTGTAAACGACGGCGATGAAAAACATGATGGTACGAATCCATTGGTTCCAGATAGTGATGGCGATGGCGTCAACGATGGCGATGAAAAACACGATGGTACGAATCCATTGGTTCCAGATAGTGATGGCGATGGCGTAAACGATGGAGATGAAAAACAAGACGGCACGAACCCATTGGAACCAGATAGTGACGGAGATGGCGTCAACGATGGTGACGAAAAACATGACGGTACGAATCCATTGGAATCAGATAGTGATGGCGATGACGTCAACGATGGTGACGAAAAACAAGACGGCACGAATCCATTGGTTTCAGACAGTGATAATGATGGTGTCAACGACGGAGATGAGAAACAAGACGGCACGAACCCAATGGTTCTGGACAGTGATGGCGATGGCGTGACCGATGGAGATGAAAAACACGATGGCACGAACCCAATGGTTCCGGACAGTGATGGCGACGGCGTGACCGATGGAGATGAAAAACACGATGGTACCAATCCGTTAGTTCCAGACAGTGACGGTGATGGCGTCAACGATGGTGATGAAAAACATGATGGTACCAATCCGTTAGTTCTAGACAGTGATGGCGATGGCGTCAACGATGGCGATGAAAAACACGATGGCACGAATCCAATGGTTCCAGATAGTGACGGCGATGGTGTCAATGATGGTGACGAGAAACATGATGGCACCAATCCGTTAGTTCCAGATAGTGACGGCGATGGCGTCAACGATGGTGACGAAAAACATGACGGTACGAATCCGTTAGTTCCAGATAGTGACGGCGATGGTGTAACCGACAGCGACGAGAAACACGATGGTACCAATCCGTTAGTTCCAGACAGTGATAATGACGGTGTAACTGACGGAGATGAAAAACATGATGGTACGAATCCATTGGTTCCAGACAGTGACGGCGATGGCGTGAGCGATGGAGATGAGAAACACGATGGTACCAATCCGCTAGTTCCGGATAGTGACGGCGATGGTGTCAATGATAGTGATGAAAAACATGATGGCACGAATCCATTGGTTCCAGATAGTGACGGTGACGGTGTCAATGATGGTGACGAGAAACACGATGGCACGAATCCATTGGTTCCAGATAGTGATGGCGATGGTGTCAATGATGGAGATGAGAAACACGATGGCACAAACCCAATGGCTCCAGACAGTGACAGCGATGGCGTCAATGATGGAGATGAAAAGCACGACGGCACCAATCCGTTAGTTCCAGACAGTGACGGAGATGGCGTCAACGATGGTGATGAAAAACATGACGGTACAAACCCAATGGTTCCGGATAGTGACGGTGATGGCGTGAGCGATGGCGACGAGAAACACGATGGTACCAATCCGCTAGTTCCGGATAGTGACGGAGATGGCGTCAACGATGGTGACGAGAAACATGACGGTACAAACCCATTGGAACCAGATAGTGACGGTGATGGCGTGAACGACGGAGATGAGAAACACGACGGCACGAACCCAATGGCTCCAGACAGTGACAATGACGGTGTAACCGACGGAGATGAAAAACATGACGGTACAAACCCAATGGTTCCAGACAGTGACGGAGATGGCGTGAACGATGGAGATGAGAAACACGACGGCACCAATCCGTTGGTTCCAGACAGTGACGGAGATGGTGTCAATGACAGTGACGAAAAACATGACGGTACAAACCCAATGGTTCCAGACAGTGACGGAGATGGCGTGAACGATGGAGATGAGAAACACGACGGCACCAATCCGTTGGTTCCAGACAGTGACGGAGATGGTGTCAATGATAGTGATGAAAAACACGATGGCACAAACCCAATGGCTCCAGACAGTGACGGTGATGGCATCAACGATGGAGATGAGAAACACGATGGCACAAACCCAATGGCTCCAGACAGTGACAATGACGGTGTAACCGACGGAGATGAAAAACATGACGGTACAAACCCAATGGTTCCAGACAGTGACGGAGATGGCGTGAACGATGGAGATGAGAAACACGACGGCACCAATCCGTTGGTTCCAGACAGTGACGGAGATGGTGTCAATGATAGTGACGAAAAACATGACGGTACAAACCCATTGGAACCAGACAGTGACGGTGACGGAGTGAACGATGGAGATGAGAAACACGACGGCACCAATCCGTTGGTTCCAGACAGTGACGGAGATGGTGTCAATGATAGTGACGAAAAACATGACGGTACAAACCCATTGGAACCAGACAGTGACGGTGACGGAGTGAACGATGGTGACGAAAAACACGATGGTACCAATCCGTTAGTTAAAGATAGTGATGGCGATGGTGTCAATGATGGAGATGAGAAACACGATGGCACAAACCCAATGGCTCCAGACAGTGACAGCGATGGCGTCAATGATGGAGATGAAAAGCACGACGGCACCAATCCGTTAGTTCCAGACAGTGACGGTGATGGCATCAACGATGGAGATGAGAAACACGATGGCACAAACCCAATGGTTCCAGATAGTGACGGTGACGGTGTAACCGACGGAGAAGAAAAACACGATGTTACCAATCCGTTAGTTCCGGACAGTGATGGCGATGGTGTCAATGATGGAGATGAGAAACACGACGGCACGAACCCAATGGCTCCAGACAGTGACAATGACGGTGTAACCGACGGAGATGAAAAACATGACGGTACAAACCCAATGGTTCCAGACAGTGACGGAGATGGCGTGAACGATGGAGATGAGAAACACGACGGCACCAATCCGTTGGTTCCAGACAGTGACGGAGATGGTGTCAATGATAGTGACGAAAAACATGACGGTACAAACCCATTGGAACCAGACAGTGACGGTGACGGAGTGAACGATGGTGACGAAAAACACGATGGTACCAATCCGTTAGTTAAAGATAGTGATGGCGATGGTGTCAATGATGGAGATGAGAAACACGATGGCACAAACCCAATGGCTCCAGACAGTGACAGCGATGGCGTCAATGATGGAGATGAAAAGCACGACGGCACCAATCCGTTAGTTCCAGACAGTGACGGAGATGGCGTCAACGATGGTGATGAAAAACATGACGGTACAAACCCAATGGTTCCGGATAGTGACGGTGATGGCGTCAATGACGGCGACGAGAAACACGACGGCACGAACCCAATGGCTCCAGACAGTGACAATGACGGTGTAACCGACGATGACGAAAAGCACGACGGCACCAATCCGCTAGTTCCAGATAGTGACGGCGATGGTGTCAATGATGGTGACGAGAAACACGATGGTACCAATCCGCTAGTTCCAGATAGTGACGGCGATGGTGTCAACGATGGTGATGAAAAACACGATGGCACAAACCCAATGGCTCCAGACAGTGACGGCGACGGCGTGAACGATGGCGATGAGAAACATGATGGTACAAACCCAATGGCTCCAGATAGTGATGGCGATGGCGTGAACGACAGCGACGAGAAACACGACAGTACGAATCCGTTAGTTCCAGATAGTGACGGCGATGGCGTCAACGATGGTGACGAGAAACATGACGGTACAAACCCATTGGAACCAGATAGTGACGGTGATGGTGTAAACGACGGCGACGAGAAACACGATGGCACGAATCCGTTGGTTTCAGACAGTGATAATGATGGTGTCAACGATGGTGACGAAAAACATGATGGCACGAATCCAATGGCTCCAGATAGTGACAATGACGGTGTAAACGATGGAGAAGAAAAACACGACGGCACAAACCCAATGGTTCCAGATAGTGACGGTGACGGAGTAGACGATGGCGATGAGAAACACGACGGTACCAATCCGTTAGTTCCAGACAGTGACAGCGATGGCGTCAACGATGGAGAAGAAAAACATGATGGCACAAACCCAATGGCTCCAGATAGTGACGGCGACGGAGTAACTGACGGCGATGAAAAACACGACGGCACAAACCCAATGGCTCCAGACAGTGACAATGACGGTGTAAACGATGGAGATGAAAAACATGATGGTACAAACCCATTGGAACCAGACAGTGACGGTGACGGCGTGACCGATGGAGATGAGAAACACGACGGCACGAATCCGTTAGTTCCAGACAGTGACGGCGATGGTGTAACCGACGGTGACGAGAAACACGACGGCACAAACCCAATGGCTCCAGATAGTGACGGCGATGGTGTAAATGATGGAGAAGAAAAACATGATGGTACCAATCCGTTAGTTCCAGATAGTGACGGCGATGGCGTGAACGATGGAGATGAAAAACACGACGGTACCAATCCGTTAGTTCCAGACAGTGATGGCGACGGAGTGAACGATGGAGATGAAAAACATGATGGTACAAACCCATTGGCTCCAGATAGTGATGGTGACGGCGTGAACGACGGAGATGAAAAACACGATGGTACCAATCCGCTAGTTCCAGACAGTGACGGCGATGGCGTCAACGATGGCGATGAGAAACACGACGGCACGAATCCGTTAGTTCCGGATAGTGACAATGACGGTGTGACCGACGGAGATGAAAAACACGATGGTACCAATCCGCTAGTTCCAGACAGTGACGGCGATGGCGTAAACGATGGAGATGAAAAACATGATGGTACGAATCCGTTGGTTCCAGACAGTGACGGAGATGGCGTCAACGATGGTGACGAGAAACACGATGGTACCAATCCGCTAGTTCCGGATAGTGACGGAGATGGCGTATCTGATAAAGAGGAAAAAGAAAAAGGAAGTAATCCAAATGATGCGGCATCTATACCGGTAATAAAACCATCTCCAAGTGTTCCGACAATATCAGATCAAACAACACCTGTATATGTTCCGAAAGTAGCAAAACCAGGTGAAGAAATAACGGTAATAAATGAGGGATCGTCATTACCTAAAGGTATGACTGTAGAAATAGGGGAACCAAGTTTAGAGGGCAAAATAGTTCATGTTGATAAAAATGGGCGTATTACAGTCAAAGTACCAGATGAAACACCAGTAGGTACAATCATCAAGATACCAGTAACAATTACTTATCCAGATGGTTCATCAGATGGTGTATCAATAACAATCACTGTTACAAATACTAAAGGATATGATGCATCAAAATATAGCCAATTCGAATCAAAAGATCAAACACAATCTCAAAATGAGGAAAAAATATTACCGCATACAGGGGAGAAATATTCAGATTTATCCTTATTAGGTGTTGCTCTTACTGTATTTGGAGTAGGGTTGAAACGGAGACGTTATGACAAAAAATAA
- a CDS encoding deoxyribonuclease IV, with protein sequence MLLLGSHVSMNGKDMLLGSAKEAHMYAATTMMIYTGAPQNTRRKPIEELNIDKGKAALEQFGISNIVVHAPYIINLGNTIKNDHFEFAVEFLREEIKRATALGATQITMHPGAHVGAGSQVAIRRLIEGLNLALDSDQVPQIALETMAGKGTEIGRSFEELADIIAGVTHNHKLSVTLDTCHTHDAGYNIKDDFDGVLNEFDKVIGLDKLKVIHVNDSKNVRGAKKDRHANIGFGEIGFDALHYVVHHPQLVALPKILETPYVQVGEDKKNTRPPYKHEIAMLRSGQFNPHLLEEIVQ encoded by the coding sequence ATGCTTTTATTAGGTTCTCATGTATCAATGAATGGAAAAGATATGTTATTGGGATCTGCAAAAGAAGCGCACATGTATGCGGCAACAACAATGATGATTTATACAGGTGCACCCCAAAATACACGTAGAAAACCTATTGAAGAATTAAATATAGATAAAGGTAAAGCAGCGTTAGAACAATTTGGTATTTCAAATATTGTGGTACATGCACCATATATTATTAACTTAGGAAATACAATTAAAAACGATCATTTTGAATTTGCTGTTGAATTTTTAAGAGAAGAAATCAAGCGTGCGACAGCTCTAGGTGCAACGCAAATCACGATGCATCCAGGAGCACATGTAGGTGCCGGTTCACAAGTAGCTATTAGGCGTTTGATTGAAGGTTTAAATTTAGCCTTAGATAGTGATCAAGTGCCACAAATTGCTTTAGAAACAATGGCGGGTAAAGGTACTGAAATCGGTAGAAGTTTTGAGGAGCTAGCAGATATTATTGCAGGTGTGACACATAATCATAAATTGTCGGTGACATTAGATACATGTCATACACATGATGCAGGCTATAATATTAAAGATGATTTTGACGGTGTTTTAAACGAGTTTGATAAAGTTATAGGTTTAGATAAACTAAAAGTCATTCATGTGAATGATTCTAAAAATGTACGAGGTGCTAAAAAAGATAGACATGCTAATATAGGGTTTGGAGAAATTGGATTTGATGCGTTACATTATGTGGTGCATCATCCACAATTAGTCGCTTTACCTAAAATTTTAGAAACACCGTATGTTCAAGTTGGAGAGGATAAAAAAAATACACGTCCACCTTATAAACACGAAATTGCCATGTTACGAAGTGGACAATTTAATCCACATTTATTAGAGGAAATTGTGCAATAG
- a CDS encoding transcriptional repressor, whose protein sequence is MEEVQRAIALMKAKGYKNTPKRQAMLEVIAKAERFITAKDVQEALKDTYKGLSYDTIYRNLYTFVEQGILESSERNGEKVFLMHCSTHKHHHHFICDRCEKITEIEMCPMDYFMNQLPGYEISGHRFEITGLCPECAKNKLPKLKFVLNEV, encoded by the coding sequence ATGGAAGAAGTACAACGTGCCATAGCACTGATGAAAGCAAAAGGCTATAAAAACACGCCAAAGCGTCAAGCAATGTTAGAAGTAATTGCCAAAGCAGAGAGATTTATTACTGCTAAAGATGTTCAAGAAGCATTAAAAGATACTTACAAAGGGTTGAGTTATGATACGATTTATCGTAATTTATATACCTTTGTGGAGCAAGGTATTCTTGAATCGAGTGAAAGAAATGGAGAAAAGGTGTTCTTGATGCATTGTTCGACACATAAGCATCATCACCATTTCATTTGTGATCGCTGTGAAAAAATCACAGAAATTGAAATGTGTCCAATGGATTATTTTATGAATCAATTACCGGGATATGAAATTTCAGGACATCGCTTTGAAATAACAGGATTATGTCCAGAATGTGCAAAAAATAAATTGCCTAAATTAAAATTTGTTTTAAACGAAGTGTAA